Proteins encoded by one window of Lathyrus oleraceus cultivar Zhongwan6 chromosome 1, CAAS_Psat_ZW6_1.0, whole genome shotgun sequence:
- the LOC127091565 gene encoding uncharacterized protein LOC127091565: protein MSAIGWEIEDLKGISPTVCMHKILMEDDLKPVVQRQRRVNPTMKEVVRKEFLKLLDAGLIYPISDSSWVSPIHVVLKKGGITVIINEKNELIPTRTDIGWRVCIDYRRLDIETRKYHFPHSFIDQMLERLVGLDYYFFLDGYSGYNQIAVAPDDQ from the coding sequence ATGAGTGCTATTGGGTGGGAAATCGAAGATTTAAAGGGTATTAGTCCTACagtttgcatgcacaagataCTGATGGAAGATGATCTTAAGCCAGTTGTCCAACGACAAAGGAGAGTTAATCCAACCATGAAAGAAGTGGTTCGTAaagaatttttgaagttgttaGATGCGGGTCTTATTTACCCTATATCTGATAGCTCATGGGTGAGTCCCATACATGTGGTACTTAAGAAAGGGGGAATAACTGTcatcataaatgaaaaaaatgagttaATTCCCACAAGAACTGACATTGGCTGGAGAGTGTGCATAGATTACAGAAGGTTGGACATTGAAACGAGAAAATACCACTTTCCTCACTCATTTAttgatcaaatgttggaaaggttggtTGGTCTTGACTACTATTTTTTCCTGGATGGATATTCGGGATATAATCAGATCGCAGTAGCTCCTGATGATCAATAA